A genomic stretch from Chitinophagaceae bacterium includes:
- a CDS encoding addiction module protein, whose product MTHILKDILQLSVPERILMVEAIWDSIADNDDQVELSSHAKQLLDDRLESHSRNRNEGSSWLEVKARIKDQL is encoded by the coding sequence ATGACACATATACTCAAAGACATATTACAATTAAGTGTCCCGGAACGTATTTTAATGGTGGAAGCCATTTGGGACAGCATTGCTGATAATGATGATCAGGTGGAATTATCATCCCATGCGAAGCAGCTACTGGATGATAGACTTGAATCTCATAGCAGGAATCGAAACGAAGGGTCAAGTTGGCTTGAAGTAAAAGCAAGAATTAAGGATCAACTCTAA